From one bacterium genomic stretch:
- a CDS encoding polysaccharide deacetylase family protein codes for MCKNHPETGTRKRCHYCRAYICPECTRSFLDRPFCSTRCLLRSVLQEASVFWTTPSATKARSKKSGSLAGRATRWLFPLVTLSLFLMIWLSLRELAHEVAAWKQSSPRAPAPALQDSVQDRSQIQWTQPQQARINENRITIVGEAADNISLSLLVNHELRAVTISKDGRFAFENVAVKAGDNEVVVRGLDEHGHVSLLEKIITITGRPVAEITAGDFSRGPSDRKCIALTFDGGSGNGSAEAILNQLADKKITCTFFLTGAFMKRYPDLVRRIVADGHEVGNHTWSHPRLTTVARNRRQETLAEMTREKLQQELKRTADYFTQLTGREMAHYWRAPFGEHNREIRAWAEEIGYTHIGWTVTNDQSLDARDWIADKNHQGYQTSEKILSRLLSFGRDSDTAGHGGIILMHLDSQRKDDPVHPILPALIDSLRGRGYEWVTISRMRDISPL; via the coding sequence GTGTGTAAAAACCATCCGGAGACCGGTACCCGCAAACGCTGTCACTATTGTCGCGCTTATATCTGTCCGGAATGCACGCGGTCGTTTCTCGACCGGCCTTTTTGCAGCACGCGCTGTCTGCTGCGGTCGGTGCTGCAGGAAGCTTCGGTTTTTTGGACCACTCCCAGCGCGACGAAAGCTAGAAGTAAAAAAAGCGGTTCCCTGGCCGGCCGCGCCACCCGCTGGCTCTTCCCTCTGGTCACCCTCAGCCTGTTTCTGATGATCTGGCTGTCGCTTCGCGAATTGGCGCACGAGGTGGCGGCATGGAAGCAATCGTCCCCTCGAGCTCCGGCGCCGGCTTTGCAGGATAGTGTGCAGGACCGAAGCCAAATTCAGTGGACGCAGCCGCAACAGGCGCGGATCAACGAAAACCGCATCACCATCGTCGGTGAAGCGGCGGACAACATCAGCCTCTCGCTGCTGGTCAACCACGAACTGCGGGCAGTGACCATCTCTAAAGACGGACGCTTTGCCTTTGAGAACGTGGCGGTCAAAGCCGGCGACAACGAGGTGGTGGTCCGCGGCTTGGACGAGCACGGCCATGTCTCCCTGCTGGAAAAAATCATCACCATCACCGGCCGGCCCGTCGCCGAGATCACGGCCGGAGATTTCAGCCGCGGCCCGAGTGACCGAAAGTGCATCGCATTGACCTTTGACGGCGGTTCAGGAAACGGCAGCGCCGAGGCCATTCTCAATCAACTGGCGGATAAAAAAATAACCTGTACGTTCTTTCTGACCGGCGCCTTTATGAAAAGATACCCGGACCTCGTGCGCCGCATCGTCGCCGATGGACACGAAGTGGGCAACCATACCTGGAGCCACCCGCGCCTGACTACGGTGGCGCGGAATCGCAGGCAGGAGACGCTGGCCGAAATGACCAGAGAAAAATTGCAGCAAGAGCTCAAACGCACCGCGGACTATTTTACCCAGCTGACCGGCAGGGAGATGGCGCATTATTGGCGCGCTCCTTTCGGCGAACATAATCGGGAAATTCGAGCCTGGGCCGAGGAGATCGGCTACACTCATATCGGCTGGACCGTTACGAACGACCAGAGCCTGGACGCACGGGACTGGATCGCGGACAAAAATCACCAGGGATATCAGACGTCGGAAAAAATACTCTCCCGGTTGCTCTCCTTCGGCCGCGATAGCGATACCGCTGGTCACGGCGGCATCATCCTCATGCACCTGGACAGCCAAAGGAAGGACGATCCGGTGCATCCCATCCTTCCTGCTCTCATCGATAGCCTGAGGGGTCGCGGTTATGAATGGGTGACGATTTCACGAATGCGCGACATCAGCCCACTCTAA